In Fundulus heteroclitus isolate FHET01 chromosome 16, MU-UCD_Fhet_4.1, whole genome shotgun sequence, a single genomic region encodes these proteins:
- the LOC105923010 gene encoding outer dynein arm protein 1, which produces MEVTRGMSDVKESQSLDNLKEVFEKLQVLMGEDDLDQLVNSFIQAEDRNLALLKFVNEQNSEAEKLKEQINKIKAETETFQREGLQREQQHHSVLKDMEEKLKKTKSQVETCENQAGALSKILDGIKTGVNNIFSEIRCDRAAVEDKLGFSSGITENTIMSYLDLVEEKTNELLAVHAFLKFKDQEDDFNPTDLAKSLLGQNPEFLKRDLMMQPSAGSLEHSAEESPVTDEERPLSQEELRRKIMKNRAESSTSTRSNTSAKERLQA; this is translated from the exons ATGGAAGTTACCAGGGGCA tgTCAGATGTGAAGGAATCACAGTCTCTTGACAACCTGAAGGAGGTGTTTGAAAAGCTCCAGGTCCTGATGGGGGAGGATGACCTGGACCAGCTGGTCAATAGTTTCATCCAGGCTGAGGACCGGAACTTGGCTTTACTCAAGTTTGTCAATGAGCAAAACAGTGAGGCCGAGAAGTTAAAGGAACAGATCAATAAGATCAAAGCAGAGACGGAGACGTTTCAGCGTGAAGGTCTGCAGCGGGAGCAACAGCATCACTCCGTGTTGAAGGACatggaagaaaaattaaagaaaaccaAATCTCAAGTAGAGACTTGTGAAAACCAAGCTGGCGCTCTCAGCAAAATCCTGGATGGAATCAAAACAGGGGTGAACAACATCTTCTCTGAAATACGCTGCGACCGCGCAGCAGTGGAGGACAAGCTGGGCTTCTCCTCAGGGATCACGGAGAACACAATCATGTCCTACCTGGATCTGGTGGAGGAGAAGACCAACGAGCTGCTCGCTGTGCATGCTTTCCTTAAGTTTAAGGATCAGGAGGATGACTTCAACCCAACAGACCTGGCAAAAAGCCTTCTAGGTCAGAATCCAGAGTTCCTCAAACGAGACCTAATGATGCAGCCATCTGCCGGCAGTTTGGAGCATAGCGCCGAAGAGTCTCCAGTCACCGATGAGGAACGGCCCCTTTCGCAGGAGGAACTTCGcaggaaaataatgaaaaacagagcagagagctcAACCTCCACAAGGAGCAACACAAGCGCCAAAGAGAGATTACAGGCTTAG